One window of the Dryobates pubescens isolate bDryPub1 chromosome 13, bDryPub1.pri, whole genome shotgun sequence genome contains the following:
- the XAF1 gene encoding XIAP-associated factor 1, with amino-acid sequence MVSVCVVGWWKVSSSVGARLLTRADTGQQLIDSSLFAICVLGSKRDVAATNFSLHEAHCLRFLALCPECDEPIAYKDMADHQAEAHKQVTCQLCHQSVQQYQLEHHETKECLKRAVRCRICELELPFDRLEEHLDSCASRTECCRACNKYIMYREHSKHREACPNTDLPYQGDVNLQARGASTKATFIDSTGTGGSLCQKCNKAFPDDQYSQHLDKCSAAQKLTEVAGDQATSKLSSDPPKPPSSSPKNATVWKDVRPKTKQRDQPVACKTLLKPLESKGIGFPIPTSPQALEDIQSFDMLKTCAHCNILLPLPTLQKHEIKCLRLTSLKMLG; translated from the exons ATGGTAAGTG TGTGTGTGGTAGGGTGGTGGAAagtgagcagcagtgtgggTGCTCGGCTGCTGACCAGGGCTGACACAGGACAGCAGCTCATTGACTCTTCTCTCTTTGCCATTTGTGTGCTTGGTAGTAAACGAGATGTGGCTGCTACCAATTTCTCCCTCCATGAGGCCCACTGCTTGAGATTTCTTGCTCTCTGCCCAGAGTGTGATGAGCCAATTGCCTATAAGGATATGGCAGACCATCAAGCAGAGGCACACAAGCAG GTCACATGTCAGCTTTGTCACCAAAGTGTGCAGCAGTACCAGCTGGAGCATCATGAG accaAGGAATGCCTCAAACGAGCAGTGAGGTGCAGAATCtgtgagctggagctgcccttcGACAGGCTGGAGGAGCACCTGGACTCCTGTGCCAGCCGCACGGAGTGCTGCAGGGCCTGTAACAAGTACATCATGTACAGAGAgcacagcaagcacagagaggCTTGTCCAAACACTGACCTCCCCTATCAGGGGGATGTGAACCTTCAAGCCAGGGGAGCATCCACCAAGGCAACATTTATTGACTCCACTG gCACTGGTGGCAGTCTCTGTCAGAAGTGCAATAAGGCATTTCCAGATGACCAGTACTCCCAGCACCTG GATAAATGCAGTGCAGCCCAGAAGCTGACAGAAGTTGCTGGGGACCAGGCAACTTCAAAACTCAGCAGTGATCCACCAAagcctccctcttcctcccctaaGAATGCAACGGTGTGGAAGGATGTCCGTCCCAAAACGAAACAAAGGGACCAGCCAGTCGCCTGCAAAACCTTGCTTAAACCCCTAGAGAGCAAAGGGATTGGCTTTCCCATTCCCACATCACCTCAAGCTCTTGAAGACATCCAGTCTTTTGACATGCTGAAGACCTGTGCCCATTGCAACATTCTTCTGCCACTTCCAACCCTTCAGAAACACGAG ATCAAATGTCTACGTTTGACATCCTTGAAAATGCTAGGATGA